In Streptomyces canus, one DNA window encodes the following:
- a CDS encoding copper amine oxidase, which yields MRVNRISRARRHAALGVSVAALAAGVTTGAGPAAAQPKAAAAAAAECSTAYKIEQKLSSGTTWRMCWRYDSKAGLVLENISYQPKGETAPIKVLNSARLGQIHVPYDDGSVEYDDLTGFGFAQGLMNLDPGECPGGTIKSVKVPDSWDPDHPNVNGLCTTTRSRGHAYRMQGDSANKVYQAQGKDLLVYSVNQVGWYEYMTEWRFQDDGTITMNLGATGSLSYEDYDAGDGRGWPIGKGPRAQATSHSHNAFWRLDFALDGSSKNRVEQYDSTVTAAAQGQQTATVKTTRTPVTKELAGDAKSYRWWRMVSAVGKNKDWHPRSYEIVPGPSTKYPARSFTKHDVYFTEYNPCEQFASNNTGNCGAGAGESVDKWVNGQTLTHPVVWMNVGFHHIARDEDQQPMPVHWQGFSIAPRDVTAMNPLTPAELAGQNGHWEPGS from the coding sequence ATGCGTGTCAACAGAATCAGCCGCGCGCGCAGGCACGCGGCCCTCGGCGTGTCCGTGGCCGCGCTGGCCGCCGGTGTCACCACCGGGGCGGGACCGGCCGCCGCCCAGCCGAAGGCCGCCGCCGCGGCGGCCGCGGAGTGCAGCACCGCCTACAAGATCGAGCAGAAGCTCTCCAGCGGCACGACGTGGCGGATGTGCTGGCGCTACGACAGCAAGGCCGGGCTCGTCCTGGAGAACATCTCCTACCAGCCCAAGGGCGAGACCGCGCCGATCAAGGTCCTCAACAGCGCCAGGCTCGGCCAGATCCACGTCCCCTACGACGACGGAAGCGTCGAGTACGACGACCTGACGGGCTTCGGCTTCGCGCAGGGCCTGATGAACCTGGACCCGGGCGAGTGCCCCGGCGGCACCATCAAGAGCGTCAAGGTCCCGGACTCCTGGGACCCGGACCACCCGAACGTCAACGGCCTGTGCACCACCACCCGCTCCCGCGGCCACGCCTACCGCATGCAGGGCGACAGCGCGAACAAGGTCTACCAGGCCCAGGGCAAGGACCTGCTCGTCTACTCGGTCAACCAGGTCGGCTGGTACGAGTACATGACCGAGTGGCGCTTCCAGGACGACGGCACCATCACCATGAACCTCGGCGCGACCGGCAGCCTCTCCTACGAGGACTACGACGCCGGGGACGGCCGCGGCTGGCCCATCGGCAAGGGCCCCCGCGCCCAGGCCACCAGCCACAGCCACAACGCCTTCTGGCGCCTCGACTTCGCCCTCGACGGCTCCTCCAAGAACCGGGTCGAGCAGTACGACTCCACGGTCACCGCGGCCGCCCAGGGCCAGCAGACGGCGACCGTGAAGACCACCCGCACCCCGGTCACCAAGGAACTCGCGGGCGACGCCAAGAGCTACCGCTGGTGGCGCATGGTCAGCGCGGTCGGCAAGAACAAGGACTGGCACCCGCGGTCGTACGAGATCGTCCCCGGTCCCAGCACCAAGTACCCGGCCCGCTCCTTCACCAAGCACGACGTGTACTTCACCGAGTACAACCCGTGCGAGCAGTTCGCCAGCAACAACACCGGCAACTGCGGTGCCGGAGCGGGCGAGTCCGTCGACAAGTGGGTCAACGGCCAGACCCTCACCCACCCGGTGGTCTGGATGAACGTGGGCTTCCACCACATCGCCCGGGACGAGGACCAGCAGCCCATGCCGGTCCACTGGCAGGGTTTCTCCATCGCCCCCAGGGACGTCACGGCTATGAATCCGCTCACTCCCGCCGAGCTCGCCGGACAGAACGGTCACTGGGAGCCCGGTAGTTGA
- a CDS encoding M14 family zinc carboxypeptidase: MWRCALPPLLRYPTVDELGARAAALVARHPADARLRRAGTSRAGNPLWLLSVGHGSRQALVVAGPHANEPVGGGTVLRLAEQALADPRLTVEADATWNLLLCLDPDGLRRNEGWLRGPYSLDRYFRNFFRPGFGEQPEWLPDGAEAAALPETRTLLALQDELRPFLQCSLHGVDVGGGFVELTRDLPGLARRVAHTAARLRIPREFGPYDTLYWPCLGPAVYRIPPPRRGDLAAAITEAAVESTWYHPHRHGTVTAVVEAPMWGVAAVEDGSAPADAAAVLRTVSHTLRRDGRLLEDVLARIRPQVSDAPDAARLLAPVEDYLLVGPGLADAWDPDVADGGRPLPPLSAGHLAALRIAGRRLALRTAGLLHQLVTRAGADPVGALPELDRLIDLWCADYRDGCGARWIPVPRQIEYQSRVVLAAFELAAWQAPACSRSGEPGWGSEAAVPMHRE; this comes from the coding sequence TTGTGGAGGTGTGCCCTGCCGCCCCTCCTCCGCTACCCGACCGTCGACGAGCTCGGCGCACGGGCCGCAGCGCTCGTCGCCCGCCATCCCGCGGACGCCCGGCTGCGCCGCGCCGGCACCTCCCGCGCGGGCAACCCCCTGTGGCTGCTCTCCGTCGGCCACGGCAGCCGCCAGGCCCTCGTCGTCGCCGGTCCGCACGCCAACGAGCCCGTGGGCGGCGGGACCGTCCTCAGGCTGGCCGAGCAGGCCCTGGCCGACCCTCGGCTCACCGTCGAGGCCGACGCCACCTGGAATCTCCTGCTCTGCCTCGACCCCGACGGCCTGCGCCGCAACGAGGGCTGGCTGCGCGGCCCGTACTCCCTCGACCGCTACTTCCGGAACTTCTTCCGGCCCGGCTTCGGCGAACAGCCGGAATGGCTGCCCGACGGCGCGGAGGCCGCCGCGCTTCCCGAGACCCGCACCCTGCTCGCCCTCCAGGACGAACTGCGGCCCTTCCTCCAGTGCTCCCTGCACGGCGTCGACGTCGGCGGCGGCTTCGTCGAACTCACGCGCGACCTGCCCGGCCTCGCCCGGCGCGTCGCCCACACGGCGGCCCGGCTGCGCATCCCCCGCGAGTTCGGCCCGTACGACACCCTGTACTGGCCGTGCCTCGGCCCCGCCGTCTACCGGATCCCGCCGCCCCGCCGCGGCGACCTGGCCGCCGCCATCACCGAGGCCGCCGTCGAGTCGACCTGGTACCACCCGCACCGGCACGGCACCGTGACCGCCGTCGTCGAGGCGCCCATGTGGGGCGTGGCCGCCGTCGAGGACGGCAGTGCACCCGCCGACGCGGCCGCCGTACTGCGCACCGTCAGCCACACGCTGCGCCGCGACGGGCGGCTCCTGGAGGACGTCCTGGCGCGGATCCGCCCGCAGGTGTCGGACGCCCCGGACGCGGCCCGTCTGCTCGCCCCGGTCGAGGACTATTTACTGGTCGGCCCCGGACTCGCCGACGCCTGGGACCCCGACGTCGCCGACGGCGGCCGCCCGCTGCCTCCGCTGAGCGCCGGCCACCTGGCCGCGCTGCGCATCGCCGGACGGCGCCTGGCCCTGCGCACGGCCGGGCTCCTGCACCAGCTCGTGACCCGCGCGGGCGCCGACCCGGTCGGCGCCCTGCCGGAACTGGACCGGCTCATCGACCTCTGGTGCGCCGACTACCGCGACGGCTGCGGGGCGCGCTGGATCCCGGTCCCGCGCCAGATCGAGTACCAGTCGCGGGTGGTGCTCGCCGCCTTCGAACTCGCCGCGTGGCAAGCGCCCGCATGCTCCCGTTCGGGTGAGCCGGGGTGGGGTTCCGAGGCCGCCGTGCCGATGCATCGGGAATGA
- the glgX gene encoding glycogen debranching protein GlgX, protein MQVWPGEAYPLGATYDGAGTNFAVFTEAANRVELCLLHDDGSETAVELRESDAFVRHAYLPGVMPGQRYGFRAHGPYAPERGLRCNSSKLLLDPYARAISGSIRWGEEVYGYHFDSPDKRNDLDSAPHTMTSVVVNPYFDWGDDRRPRIGYHETVIYEAHVKGLTMRHPGLPEELRGTYAALAHPAIIEHLVELGVTTLELMPVHQFVNDHRLVDMGLNNYWGYNTIGFFAPHNAYASWGDRGQQVLEFKSAVRALHEAGIEVILDVVYNHTAEGNHLGPTLSFKGLDNPQYYRLTDDQRYYMDTTGTGNSLLMRSPHVLQLIMDSLRYWVTEMHVDGFRFDLAATLARQFHEVDRLSSFFDLVQQDPVVSQVKLIAEPWDVGEGGYQVGNFPPLWTEWNGKYRDTVRDLWRGEPRALAEFASRLTGSSDLYQDDGRRPLASINFVTCHDGFTLHDLVSYNDKHNEANGEDNRDGESHNRSWNCGAEGETNDPAVRELRARQMRNFIATLMLSQGVPMISHGDEVARTQRGNNNAYCQDSELAWVGWPESSGETGLGAELLAFTRAMVWLRKDHPVFRRRRFFHGRPVEGTHDELSDIAWFTPEGKEMTQRDWDHAQASALTAFLNGNAISEPGPRGERITDDSFLLMFNASPKALDFVVPVNHGRQWQVVVDTGRPDGVPPGTGAKVQAGDRLTLVDRSMTVLQRPV, encoded by the coding sequence ATGCAGGTCTGGCCTGGAGAGGCGTATCCACTCGGTGCCACGTACGACGGCGCCGGTACCAACTTCGCGGTCTTCACGGAGGCCGCGAACCGAGTAGAGCTGTGTCTGTTGCACGACGACGGCTCGGAAACGGCGGTGGAACTGCGCGAGAGCGACGCGTTCGTCCGGCATGCGTACCTGCCCGGCGTGATGCCCGGACAGCGCTACGGCTTTCGCGCTCACGGCCCGTACGCGCCCGAGCGCGGCCTGCGCTGCAACTCGTCGAAGCTGCTGCTCGACCCGTACGCGCGCGCGATCAGCGGTTCCATCCGCTGGGGCGAGGAGGTGTACGGCTATCACTTCGACTCGCCCGACAAGCGCAATGATCTCGACTCGGCGCCGCACACCATGACGTCGGTCGTGGTCAACCCGTACTTCGACTGGGGCGACGACCGGCGGCCCCGGATCGGGTACCACGAGACGGTGATCTACGAGGCGCACGTCAAGGGCCTCACCATGCGGCACCCGGGGCTGCCCGAGGAGCTGCGCGGCACCTACGCCGCCCTGGCGCATCCCGCGATCATCGAGCACCTGGTGGAGCTCGGCGTCACCACCCTGGAGCTGATGCCCGTCCACCAGTTCGTGAACGATCACCGCCTGGTCGACATGGGCCTGAACAATTACTGGGGCTACAACACGATCGGTTTCTTCGCCCCGCACAACGCGTACGCCTCCTGGGGCGACCGCGGCCAGCAGGTCCTGGAGTTCAAATCGGCGGTCAGGGCGCTGCACGAGGCCGGGATCGAGGTCATCCTGGATGTCGTCTACAACCACACCGCCGAGGGCAACCATCTGGGCCCGACGCTGTCCTTCAAGGGCCTCGACAACCCGCAGTACTACCGCCTGACCGATGACCAGCGGTACTACATGGACACCACGGGCACCGGGAACTCGCTGCTCATGAGGTCCCCGCACGTACTCCAGCTGATCATGGACTCGCTGCGGTACTGGGTCACCGAGATGCATGTCGACGGCTTCCGCTTCGACCTCGCGGCGACCCTGGCCCGGCAGTTCCACGAGGTGGACCGGCTGTCGTCGTTCTTCGACCTGGTGCAGCAGGACCCGGTGGTCTCCCAGGTGAAGCTGATCGCCGAACCGTGGGACGTCGGCGAGGGCGGCTACCAGGTGGGGAACTTCCCGCCGCTGTGGACCGAGTGGAACGGCAAGTACCGCGACACCGTGCGGGACCTGTGGCGGGGCGAGCCGCGCGCGCTCGCGGAGTTCGCGTCCCGGCTGACCGGGTCCTCCGACCTCTACCAGGACGACGGACGGCGTCCGCTGGCCTCCATCAACTTCGTGACCTGCCACGACGGGTTCACCCTGCACGACCTCGTCTCGTACAACGACAAGCACAACGAGGCCAACGGAGAGGACAACCGCGACGGCGAGAGCCACAACCGGTCCTGGAACTGCGGGGCGGAGGGCGAGACGAACGACCCCGCGGTGCGGGAGCTGCGCGCCCGGCAGATGCGCAACTTCATCGCCACGCTGATGCTGTCCCAGGGCGTCCCGATGATCAGCCACGGCGACGAGGTCGCGCGTACGCAGCGTGGCAACAACAACGCGTACTGCCAGGACAGCGAGCTGGCCTGGGTGGGATGGCCGGAATCCTCCGGCGAAACGGGGCTCGGCGCCGAGCTGCTGGCCTTCACGCGCGCGATGGTGTGGCTGCGCAAGGACCACCCGGTTTTCCGCCGTCGCCGCTTCTTCCACGGGCGGCCCGTGGAGGGCACCCACGACGAGCTGTCCGACATCGCCTGGTTCACGCCCGAGGGCAAGGAGATGACCCAGCGGGACTGGGACCACGCGCAGGCCTCGGCGCTGACGGCCTTCCTCAACGGCAACGCGATCTCCGAGCCGGGCCCCCGTGGAGAGCGGATCACCGACGACTCGTTCCTGCTGATGTTCAACGCCTCGCCCAAGGCGCTGGACTTCGTGGTGCCGGTCAACCACGGCCGGCAGTGGCAGGTCGTGGTCGACACCGGCCGCCCGGACGGGGTGCCGCCGGGCACGGGGGCGAAGGTGCAGGCCGGGGATCGGCTGACGCTGGTGGACCGCAGCATGACGGTGCTGCAACGGCCCGTCTAG
- the treY gene encoding malto-oligosyltrehalose synthase, translated as MTSERPDPSVPTATYRLQLQPEFPFAAAAAAVPYLASLGVSHLHLSPVLESVPGSTHGYDVVDHARVREELGGEDGLRTLSRIAREHGLGLVMDIVPNHMAMAPRHNRALWEVLREGPKSSYARWFDIDWEAQGGQLLLPVLGHPVGAELGNLRVDGGVLRYYDHEFPLREGTEELPLPQLLDAQWYRPVWWRLARTELNYRRFFSISELIGVRVEDPEVFEATHAKILQLLHEGVVDGLRVDHPDGLADPDTYLQRLHEATGGRWTVVEKILADGERLPANWPMAGTTGYDALRHIDGLFTDPAGFGELLGQYRRFAAPQTDRGGDWAATARRAAYKVITHELATETDRLTRVATRVCAASPEPELRDRAPWALRTALQELLVRMEVYRPYGSSDAAAVVTEEAAAEARLAFVIPEEAGAVDVVRDLVLGRAGAGPDHVEFRTRFAQTASALRAKSVEDTAFYRYVPLLSATEVGGNPGSPAVSPREFHDYCTRVQRDWPLTGTVVSTHDTKRSADVRAALAVLTECPEWWADTLAEVTRTGDGVPDAQLAWAAWQTVFGLGTAAPERVGEALLKHVREAGLYTSWTEQEPAYEEAVAAFVAAGPCGPQGEQVAGLRSRLEQHIRANALGTALVQLTMPGVPDVYQGTEGMYLALVDPDNRRPVRFPPEDSGDKGALTAAALRLRRRRPDVFGDAATYAPLVAEGPSAAHCVAFARSGEVVTAVTRLSLRLAEAGGWRETVLPLPPGVWRDVLVPEREFSGHVRVEELLGDSPVALLERVATD; from the coding sequence ATGACATCTGAGCGACCCGACCCGTCGGTGCCGACGGCCACGTACCGGCTGCAGCTGCAGCCCGAGTTCCCGTTCGCGGCCGCGGCGGCGGCCGTGCCGTACCTGGCCTCGCTCGGCGTCTCGCACCTGCACCTGTCCCCCGTGCTGGAGTCCGTCCCCGGTTCGACGCACGGCTATGACGTCGTGGACCACGCGCGTGTGCGTGAGGAACTGGGCGGCGAGGACGGACTGCGGACGCTGTCGCGCATCGCGCGGGAACACGGCCTTGGTCTGGTGATGGACATCGTGCCGAACCACATGGCGATGGCCCCGCGCCACAACCGTGCCCTGTGGGAGGTGCTGCGGGAGGGCCCGAAATCGTCGTACGCGCGATGGTTCGACATCGACTGGGAGGCACAGGGCGGTCAGCTGCTGCTGCCGGTGCTGGGACATCCGGTCGGCGCGGAGCTCGGCAACCTCAGGGTGGACGGCGGGGTGCTGCGCTACTACGACCACGAGTTCCCGCTCCGCGAAGGCACCGAGGAGCTTCCGCTGCCCCAGCTCCTGGACGCGCAGTGGTACCGGCCGGTCTGGTGGCGGCTGGCCCGTACGGAGCTCAACTACCGGCGTTTCTTCAGCATCTCGGAGCTGATCGGGGTGCGGGTCGAGGATCCGGAGGTTTTCGAGGCGACCCACGCCAAGATCCTCCAGCTGCTGCACGAGGGAGTGGTCGACGGGCTGCGGGTCGACCACCCCGACGGCCTCGCCGACCCCGACACCTACCTCCAGCGGCTGCACGAGGCGACCGGCGGGCGCTGGACGGTCGTGGAGAAGATCCTGGCGGACGGGGAGCGGCTGCCGGCCAACTGGCCGATGGCGGGGACCACGGGCTACGACGCCCTGCGGCACATCGACGGGCTGTTCACGGACCCGGCGGGGTTCGGGGAACTCCTCGGCCAGTACCGGCGGTTCGCGGCCCCGCAGACCGACCGCGGCGGCGACTGGGCCGCGACGGCACGGCGGGCCGCGTACAAGGTGATCACGCACGAGCTGGCCACCGAGACAGACCGGCTGACGCGGGTGGCGACACGCGTGTGTGCCGCGTCCCCGGAACCCGAGCTGCGCGACCGCGCGCCCTGGGCGCTGCGCACCGCGCTCCAGGAACTCCTGGTGCGGATGGAGGTCTACCGGCCCTACGGCTCGTCGGACGCCGCCGCCGTCGTCACCGAGGAGGCCGCGGCCGAGGCCCGGCTGGCCTTCGTGATCCCCGAGGAGGCGGGCGCCGTCGACGTCGTACGTGATCTGGTGCTGGGGCGGGCCGGTGCCGGGCCGGACCATGTGGAGTTCCGGACACGGTTCGCGCAGACGGCGTCGGCGCTGCGGGCCAAGTCCGTGGAGGACACGGCGTTCTACCGGTACGTGCCGCTGCTGTCGGCGACCGAGGTGGGCGGGAATCCCGGGAGTCCGGCGGTCTCTCCCCGGGAGTTCCACGATTACTGCACGCGCGTGCAGCGCGACTGGCCCCTGACGGGGACGGTGGTGTCGACGCACGACACCAAACGCAGTGCCGACGTGCGTGCTGCCCTGGCCGTGCTCACCGAGTGCCCCGAGTGGTGGGCGGACACGCTGGCCGAGGTGACCCGCACCGGCGACGGTGTGCCGGACGCACAGCTGGCGTGGGCGGCCTGGCAGACGGTGTTCGGGCTCGGCACCGCGGCCCCGGAGCGGGTCGGGGAGGCGCTGTTGAAGCATGTGCGCGAGGCGGGGCTGTACACGAGCTGGACGGAGCAGGAGCCGGCGTACGAGGAGGCGGTGGCGGCGTTCGTCGCGGCCGGGCCGTGCGGGCCGCAGGGTGAGCAGGTGGCCGGGCTGCGGAGCCGGCTGGAGCAGCACATCCGGGCGAACGCGCTGGGCACGGCCCTGGTGCAGCTGACGATGCCCGGGGTGCCCGACGTGTACCAGGGGACGGAGGGCATGTACCTGGCGCTGGTGGACCCGGACAACCGGCGGCCCGTGCGGTTCCCGCCGGAGGACTCCGGCGACAAGGGCGCGCTCACGGCTGCGGCGCTGCGGCTGCGCCGACGCCGGCCGGATGTCTTCGGTGACGCGGCGACGTACGCGCCGCTGGTCGCGGAGGGGCCCTCGGCGGCGCACTGCGTGGCGTTCGCGCGCTCCGGGGAGGTGGTCACCGCGGTGACCCGGCTGTCGCTGCGGCTGGCGGAGGCGGGCGGCTGGCGGGAGACAGTGCTGCCGCTGCCGCCCGGCGTGTGGCGCGATGTTCTGGTACCGGAGCGTGAGTTCTCCGGGCACGTGCGCGTGGAGGAGCTCCTGGGCGACTCGCCGGTGGCACTGCTGGAGCGGGTCGCCACGGATTGA
- a CDS encoding Tat pathway signal sequence domain protein, with amino-acid sequence MRKIVHRHLGKVVAGAAVAVAGTAVMIGITLPGTAGADDTGGGKTAAGQSAAQAGQGADGAVAPGVVEQAPAAEGEKGKGRDPLTDDEIQRVEQIAVNRQLLNASEDVEGERGPQRLTVDLADPKAGELDDPDAPRRADVTLYDYRDDTLVTRTVDLDTGKVVATGTQHGVQPPLSSAEYAEAASLLIADPLGADLKADYKDATDKELTDPNQLLLTGAVYRAVPGGQPAVLDKCGEHRCVRLFPKVKNGPWIDARAFVIDLSARKVAKLKN; translated from the coding sequence GTGCGCAAGATAGTGCACCGCCACCTCGGGAAGGTGGTGGCAGGTGCGGCCGTCGCGGTTGCCGGGACCGCCGTAATGATCGGGATCACGCTGCCCGGCACGGCGGGGGCGGACGACACGGGGGGCGGCAAGACGGCCGCGGGACAGTCCGCTGCACAGGCGGGACAGGGCGCGGACGGGGCTGTCGCGCCCGGGGTGGTCGAGCAGGCGCCGGCCGCCGAGGGCGAGAAGGGCAAGGGCCGCGACCCGCTCACCGACGACGAGATCCAGCGGGTCGAGCAGATCGCCGTGAACCGGCAGCTGCTCAACGCCAGTGAGGACGTCGAGGGCGAGCGCGGCCCGCAACGGCTCACCGTCGACCTCGCCGACCCGAAAGCCGGCGAGCTGGACGACCCGGACGCGCCCCGGCGCGCCGACGTGACGCTCTACGACTACCGGGACGACACCCTCGTCACCAGGACCGTCGACCTCGACACCGGCAAGGTCGTCGCGACCGGCACCCAGCACGGCGTCCAGCCGCCGCTGAGCAGCGCCGAGTACGCCGAGGCCGCGAGCCTTCTGATCGCCGACCCGCTGGGCGCGGACCTGAAGGCCGACTACAAGGACGCCACCGACAAGGAACTCACCGACCCGAACCAGCTGCTGCTCACCGGCGCCGTGTACCGGGCGGTTCCCGGCGGCCAGCCCGCCGTGCTCGACAAGTGCGGCGAGCACCGCTGCGTGCGGCTGTTCCCGAAGGTGAAGAACGGCCCCTGGATCGACGCCAGGGCCTTCGTGATCGATCTGAGCGCCCGCAAGGTCGCCAAGCTCAAGAACTGA
- a CDS encoding DUF1707 and FHA domain-containing protein: MTSSFEFNTYPARLSDAERDKVLKVLRDGVAMGRLSHDTFVRRMELALIARRSDELAALTADLPQESRVSRLVFGTVEAVSGFTVRLRRAWQAERLPKLLLPHPGSGHALRIGRDPANGLRLTHETVSRVHAELSRQGGMWVLRDLGSTNGTTVNGRRVIGAAVVREGDQVGFGRMAFRLAVN, encoded by the coding sequence GTGACGTCGTCCTTCGAGTTCAACACGTACCCCGCGCGGCTGTCCGACGCGGAGCGCGACAAGGTGCTGAAGGTGCTCCGTGACGGCGTCGCCATGGGCCGTCTGTCGCACGACACGTTCGTGCGCCGCATGGAACTGGCCCTCATCGCGCGCCGGTCCGACGAACTCGCCGCGCTCACCGCGGACCTGCCCCAGGAGAGCCGCGTCTCCCGACTGGTGTTCGGCACCGTCGAGGCCGTCTCCGGCTTCACCGTACGGCTGCGCAGGGCGTGGCAGGCCGAGCGCCTGCCCAAGCTGCTGCTGCCGCACCCCGGCAGCGGCCACGCACTGCGCATAGGCCGCGATCCGGCGAACGGCCTGCGGCTGACCCACGAGACGGTCTCCCGGGTCCATGCCGAACTCAGCCGGCAGGGCGGCATGTGGGTCCTGCGGGATCTGGGTTCCACCAACGGCACCACGGTCAACGGCCGACGGGTCATCGGCGCCGCCGTCGTCCGTGAGGGCGACCAGGTGGGGTTCGGCCGGATGGCCTTCCGGCTCGCGGTCAACTGA
- a CDS encoding M14 family zinc carboxypeptidase yields MSLLPELRYPTVTELVLSARALAAQRPDVCRLRQVGVSRAGRPLHVLSIGHARRAVLVVAGAHSNEPTGGPAALSVAARVLAERELRSGTSWHFLLCADPDGASLHVTPAPRSLFDYHLGFFRPAGEEQPEWAPAMLPPDRLPPETRILTGLIDELRPYLQVTLHGTDLGGSWVQLTKDVPGLAEPFSKSAAELHIPVETGASDAAGWPASGPGVHVMPAPGAGAAYPSMPDDARRSTWYHAHRYGGLTAVVEVPMWASDLVDDPAPHPAPAAAMGRLAGRLLRQSRAVDRVLADALPRLEGADGPLLRAATWSLGLVPGLAADWIHTRPADDTRAYIGSVDAFSRRLPLRAAAMLLRVLREADDRAAPRLERLVEAWSDAFADRFRARWVPLEHQVEHQARTVVAVALHARVPAD; encoded by the coding sequence GTGAGTCTCCTGCCGGAGCTGCGCTACCCCACGGTGACCGAACTGGTTTTGTCCGCGCGGGCGTTGGCCGCACAGCGCCCCGACGTCTGCCGGCTGAGGCAGGTGGGTGTCTCGCGAGCGGGCAGGCCCCTGCATGTGCTGTCGATCGGCCATGCCCGGCGGGCCGTCCTGGTGGTCGCGGGCGCCCACTCCAACGAGCCTACCGGCGGCCCCGCGGCCCTGTCGGTGGCCGCCCGGGTACTGGCCGAGCGGGAGTTGAGATCGGGCACGTCCTGGCACTTCCTGCTGTGCGCCGATCCGGACGGGGCGAGTCTCCATGTCACCCCGGCTCCGCGCAGCCTCTTCGACTACCACCTCGGCTTCTTCCGGCCGGCCGGAGAGGAGCAGCCGGAGTGGGCCCCCGCGATGCTGCCGCCCGACCGGCTGCCGCCCGAGACCCGCATCCTGACCGGGCTGATCGACGAACTGCGCCCCTACCTCCAGGTGACCCTGCACGGCACCGACCTGGGCGGCAGCTGGGTGCAGCTGACGAAGGACGTGCCGGGCCTCGCCGAGCCGTTCTCGAAGTCCGCGGCGGAGTTGCACATCCCGGTGGAGACCGGTGCCTCGGACGCGGCGGGCTGGCCTGCGTCCGGGCCCGGGGTGCATGTGATGCCGGCGCCGGGCGCGGGGGCGGCGTACCCGAGCATGCCGGACGACGCACGGCGCAGCACCTGGTACCACGCGCACCGCTACGGCGGTCTTACCGCGGTGGTTGAGGTGCCGATGTGGGCGAGCGACCTGGTGGACGATCCGGCACCGCATCCGGCGCCGGCGGCGGCGATGGGACGGCTGGCGGGCCGGCTGCTGCGCCAGTCGCGGGCGGTGGACCGGGTGCTGGCGGATGCGCTGCCCCGTCTGGAGGGCGCCGACGGGCCGCTGCTGCGGGCCGCCACCTGGAGCCTGGGGCTGGTTCCGGGACTGGCCGCGGACTGGATCCACACCCGGCCCGCCGACGACACGAGGGCGTACATCGGCAGTGTGGACGCGTTCTCCCGCCGGCTGCCGCTGCGGGCGGCGGCCATGCTGCTGCGGGTCCTGCGGGAGGCGGACGACCGCGCGGCACCGCGTCTCGAACGGCTCGTCGAGGCCTGGAGCGACGCCTTCGCGGACCGTTTCCGGGCCCGCTGGGTGCCGTTGGAGCACCAGGTGGAGCACCAGGCCCGCACGGTCGTGGCGGTGGCGCTGCACGCGCGCGTACCGGCGGACTGA
- a CDS encoding SSI family serine proteinase inhibitor, which yields MTYTITATAVRRAARAGLAVAAVLLLAAAAPVPTGPSTEDHLFLTVTKGDGRSGDTRGTLLLCDPPEGHGRAAEACAQLAAVGGDIGALPPADVFCTMLYAPVTAQADGEWNGRPVEYRQTFPNACVMRARTGAVFALES from the coding sequence ATGACCTACACGATCACAGCGACGGCGGTACGGCGAGCGGCACGCGCGGGTCTGGCGGTGGCGGCCGTCCTGCTCCTCGCCGCGGCGGCGCCCGTGCCGACCGGGCCCTCTACGGAAGACCACCTCTTCCTCACGGTGACCAAGGGCGACGGCCGCTCCGGCGACACCCGCGGCACCCTCCTGCTGTGCGACCCGCCCGAGGGCCACGGCCGGGCAGCGGAGGCCTGCGCCCAGCTCGCCGCCGTCGGCGGCGACATCGGCGCACTTCCGCCCGCGGACGTCTTCTGCACGATGCTCTACGCACCGGTCACCGCACAGGCCGACGGAGAGTGGAACGGCCGACCGGTCGAGTACCGGCAGACCTTCCCGAACGCATGTGTGATGCGAGCGCGGACCGGGGCGGTCTTCGCACTGGAGAGCTGA